TCAAGAATTGCGCTAAGATATGCTTTCTGGCCATTACCATATTTGAATTCCGTTACATCCGTAAGCCATTTCTCACATGTATGTTCTGCCTTGAAATCCCGATTTAGTACATTCTCTGCGATAACTTCTGGAGTTGACTTTATGTAGTTATATTTCTTTTTCCTGCATACTGATTTTAAACCCATTACTTTCATCAGTCGATAAATTCGTTTATGATTAACCTTAAGTTGATGTTCACGGCGAAGCTTGATTGTCATTTGCCTGTAACCTAGTATACCATCTCTTTCCTCGTATGCTTCCCTGATAAGAACAAGCAGCTTCTCATTTTGAAGTTCATTTTGGCTTTTTTCCCTATGTCTCCACTTGTAGTAGGCAGATCTGCTGATTCCTGTGATTTTACATAGAGCTGAAACAGGGTAGTGTTTTTGTTCTAAAAGCATCTGGATAACCAGGTATATTTCTTCATGCTTAACCAGGCTTAATACCGCCCCCCTTCTATTTCTTGGAGTTTTTTTAGGACTTCGTTCTCCATTTCAAGCCACCTATTCCTTGCTTCCAGAAGCTTGTTCTGGGCTTTTAACCTATGTATCTCTGTAAATTCATCTTCAGATTTGCGTTTGCCCCTTCTATCAATTAGGGCGTCTACACCGGATTTATCGTATTTTATTACCCAACTGCGAACCTGTTGATAGGAAACCTGATATTTCTCGGCGGTTTCAATGTAGTTTCTGTTATGCTCTAAACAGTATTTTACGATTTGTATACGTTCTTCCAATGTGGTATTACGTCCTTTGGTCATGATTGGTTTTCCTCCTGATCCCGAAGATTTTAGCCTCTCATGACCATTATACTTCAAAACCCAATCGGATAGTTGCTTTGTTGAGCGAATTTTATATTTCTTGCATATATCTAGTTTTGAAGCATTACCTGAAAGATATTCCTTAACGGCTGTATATTTCAGTTCTTGGGAATAGCTTGTATTTTTTGAGGAAGTAATTAATCCCGATTCTCCCATTGCTTGATAGTTAGAAATCCATCGCCGTACTGAAGAATGGTCAACATTATATTCTTTTGCTATCTGCCTTTAGGTTTTCCTGCCTTTTAGATAATCTTTTACAGCAGATAATTTTTGCTCAAAAGAAACTTTTGGTTTTCGACTCATAAACTAAGCCCCCCTTGAAGTAACAGTTTTTATTATTTCAATTGTCTACTACAAGGGGAGCATATCAAAAGTGGCGATTTTATTTTGCAACTCTGTCCATTTTAATTATGCAATAAACAAGTTGGACAAGAAGCCGTCCCCTGTCCAACTTACTTATTTACATTTTCAAATATATCATCAAGCGTTTTTACTATTTCATAATTTCCTTCGTAATATTTATTATTATAAATAAAATAAGTCTTATTAAAAGTGATTGATATATAATCATCCGAATTTTTGATATCATTTTCAAGGTAAATTTTCAAAGAATAAATCCAGCCATTTATATCCTCTTTTGTCTCAAATTCTTTAGCTTTTATGGTATTTAAAAAATTTAATATCTTGACTATATCTTCCTTATCCTCAACAACTTTTAATTCTGGCCCTTTCCGTATTTCAATTTTTTTAGCATTTGTAATAAAAAATATTTGTTTTTCTTTAGTGCACCCCGATAAAGATAAACTAGTAGTTACAAAAAATGCAAGTAAATATATAAAAATTTTTTTAATCATTTGATATATCCATCCTATAAATTAATTTAATACTGTAAATATACCATATCATCTAATGATGATCTATCTGCTTCTAACCAAACATCATTATTTCCCCATCCGTCATTTACTATAACATATTTATCAATATTATTGCCATGAACATAATATCCGTGAGCTATTATCCAATGTTCATTATAAGTCGGATCGTTATCAGTATCAATAATTATCGGTCTATTATTGTTAATTTTGGTTTTTATAGTTGAAAAACTGTAAGAAGATGTACTGATAGCCGTATTTGAAAAATTCCTAACACGCAAGTAAGCTGTAAGACCATTGGTAAGGTCAGAAGTAGAACTTCCAGGTTCACTTCCATCTATATACGGAATCATGAAATCAATCAAATTTTCGTTTTCCAAATTAGAATCAACATAATTATCATTTACAGCTTCATCATAAAACATCATTACAATAGCCCCTGCTATAGAACCACAGTATCCCCCTGGCTTATACCACGTATGTAATGGAATGCTAAGATATTTTTCAATTGTTATGCCTTGAATGGATATTTCCTGTTTTAAATCATTCAATTTTTTTATTTTATCAATTTTGTCTTTGTAATACTTAAATTTGAATTTATTTTTTACTACTTGGCCGCTTTTTAATGAAATTAAATCTTCACCGACTTTTTCAAAGTATGCAAGTGGACCATTATATATATATGTACCATTCAAATTTTTAAATGGACTTTGATTTTTAAACGATAATTCTGGGATAGATAAGTCATTAATATTAATAATAAGATATCCCCCGTTATCAATAGTAAAACAAAGTGCTTCTAATTTACCATCAATATTTTTTAATTGAATTGGATTACTTACAGTAGATGGATGACCAATTTTAGATAAAAATAGTTCAGCATATTCTTTTTCAACAGAAAAATAATACTTATCAACCGCATCACTGGCAAAACTCAAATTAGAAAAATTAAAAATAAACGAGAAAATTAATATAAATACCGAAATTTTTCTCATAATTTTTCCCTCCTTTTTAATACAGAATTTTTTATCTATTAAAATTGTAATAAAAAATAAATTAACTGTCAATATACAATTTTAAAAAAATAAATAAATAAACAAGAAGGTTTAATCAGTATTAAATCTATACGAAGAAAAATATCTTGAAAACTGGAATGAAAACTTCACTTTTTACTATTTTGAAGAAGAAGGGGATAAACCCACAGATTGCTAGGCAAATGTTTTAGGCTGGTTTCTGATATCACCCAAGTTTTCTTGCGCCATACTTCGCAGGGGTTTGAAGCACTTACAATACTTAATTCAAAAGCGCGGAGAAAAGTATTACCCGGCCAGAATCTTCAGTACAAAACAAATTCTATACTCGTTAGAATAACTTCGGTCATAAAAAAACAGGCTAGACAGCTATATTGCCGTCTAGCCTGCTTGATGTTGTTATCCCTGCATCACCATTTCCTTTATCTTCATCAGCCTTGTGCGGCTGGAACGTTCGTTTTCGTCCAGCTTCATGGTGATGTATTTTATGGTATTTTCGAGCTGCGGTATCAGGACGTATTCCAGGGCGTTTACCCTGCGGCGGGTCTTTTCTATCTCATCGGCCATGAGCTGGCAAGCCTTCTCGATTTCCGCCAGCTTCAACATCTTCGGCAGCATGGCCGACAGGGTGCGGATGGCCGAGTCCATTTCCGCCGAAGTGCTCGCCAGGCCGTAAGGGAAAAGGTTTTTCCCCTCTTCCCGGGATATCTCTATCCTGGGCACGTTGACGCTCATAATGTTTTCCTTTTTGACGTCTATGCTGACCCTGGCCGAGGGAATCATGAGACTTTCTTCCACCACGTTGGCGGGCATCTGGCTTCTTGCCATGGTGAAACTTTTGAAAGCACCGGCAAGCTCGCGCTCGACCTCCTCGCGCAGGGCCTTATTCTGCTTGACCATGTCCATAAACTTCTTTATGAGCTCATCCTGCTTGTCTTTCAGGAGCTTGTGGCCGCGTTTTGCGGTCACAAGCCTCTTTTTCAACCTTGTAAGCTCCATCCGGGTAGGATTTACCCGTATTTCCATATCTATTCTTCTCCTTTTTCTGGAAGGTATTTTTCGATATATTCGTCCCGTACCCTCTTGAGCTCGGCCTTCGGCAGGATCGTCAGGAGCTCCCACCCTATCGTCAACGTTTCCTCAATGCTCCTGTCCTCGTCTTCCCTCTGGGCCACGTATCTTGCCTCGAACTCGTCGGCGAATTTTGCATAAAGCTTATCCGTATCGGAAAGGGCGGCCTCTCCCAGGATTACCGCCAGCTCCTTCGCCTGCTTACCGCGGGCGTACGATGCAAACAGCTGGTTCATGGTGTCCGCATGGTCTTCCCGGGTCTTGCCGCGGCCGATACCCTTATCCTTAAGTCGCGACAGGGACGGAAGCACGTCTATCGGAGGATAGATGCCCTTCCTGTGGAGTTCGCGGCTTAAGATTATCTGCCCTTCTGTAATATACCCGGTGAGGTCGGGTATCGGGTGGGTCTTGTCGTCTTCGGGCATGGTCAAAATGGGTATCTGGGTGATGGACCCCTTCCTGCCCCTTATTCGACCCGCCCTCTCGTATATGGTCGAAAGGTCGGTGTAGAGGTAACCGGGATAGCCCCTGCGGCCGGGAACTTCCTTCCTGGCTGCCGATACTTCGCGCAGGGCCTCGCAGTAGTTTGTCATGTCCGTCAGGATGACGAGCACGTGCATGTCTTTCTCGAATGCCAGGAATTCCGCACAGGTCAAGGCCATACGCGGGGTTGCTATACGCTCGATGGCCGGATCGTTGGCCAGGTTAATGAACAGCACCGTTCGGTCGATGGCGCCGGTGCGCCTGAAATCCGAAATGAAATAGTCGGCTTCCTCGAAGGTTATACCCATCGCCGCAAACACTACGGCGAACTTGCTATCGGTGCCGAGCACCTTGGCCTGCCTTGCTATCTGCGCTGCCAGCTGGGCGTGGGGCAGACCGGAACCCGAGAATATCGGGAGCTTCTGCCCCCTTACCAGGGTGTTCAGCCCGTCGATGGCGGATATTCCCGTCTGGATGAACTCGGAAGGATAGTCGCGGGCCGTCGGGTTGATGGGGCTTCCGTTTATATCCAGCCGTTTTTCCGGTATGATCATGGGTCCTTTGTCCCTTGGACGGCCGAAGCCATCGAAAACCCTGCCCAGCATGTCGGTTGAAACTCCGAGTTCGATGCTCTTTCCGACAAACCTTACCTTGCAGTCGTTTATATTAAGCCCCGTGGAACCTTCAAACAGCTGAACCAGCGCTTTGTCGCCGTTGACCTCCAGCACCTGTCCCCGGCGGATTTCTCCGTCCCCGGTCTCGATTTCCACGAGCTCGTTGTACTTGACGCCTTCCACGTTTTCGACCAGCATCAGCGGTCCTACGATTTCCCGGGCGGTTTTATACTCCCTAAGCATCGGCTCCACCTCCTTCGGCGAGGTCCTGCATAGCCTTCTTTATCTCCTTCTCTATTTCATCGAATTCGGCGAGATTCGATTCCTCGATAAATTTAGCACGGGCGATTCTCTCGCGCACCGGGTGCTTTTCTATTTCCGAGAACAGAGCGCCTTTTTCAAGCGCTTTCTGGGCTTCTTCGTAGAACATCAGTATCAGCTTGAGCATCCTGTACTGTTTATTCATCGAAGAGTAGGTATCGACCTCGTGGAAAGCGTTCTGGTGCAGGAAGTCTTCCCTGATGGATCTTGCGACTTCCAGCACGAGGCGGTCCCTAGTGGAAAGGGCGTCGATACCTACCAGCCTTACGATCTCCTGGAGACTGGCCTCTTCCTGCAATAGCTTCATAGCCTCGCTGCGAAGCTCTCCCCAATCGCTACTCACGTTTTTGTTCATGTAGTTTTCCACGACGTCGGAATACAGCGAATAGCTCGTCAGCCAGTTAATGGCCGGGAAGTGGCGTGCGTAGGCCAGTTGAGAGTCCAGAGCCCAGAACACTTTCACTACGCGAAGGGTAGCCTGGGTAACCGGCTCCGACAGGTCGCCGCCCGGCGGAGACACGGCGCCTACTACCGTAAGGGCACCTTCGCGGTTGTCGCTGCCCAGGCATATGACCCTGCCGGCTCTCTCGTAGAACTCCGCAAGCCTCC
The DNA window shown above is from Thermosediminibacter oceani DSM 16646 and carries:
- a CDS encoding IS3 family transposase — protein: MVKHEEIYLVIQMLLEQKHYPVSALCKITGISRSAYYKWRHREKSQNELQNEKLLVLIREAYEERDGILGYRQMTIKLRREHQLKVNHKRIYRLMKVMGLKSVCRKKKYNYIKSTPEVIAENVLNRDFKAEHTCEKWLTDVTEFKYGNGQKAYLSAILDLADRSIVSYVIGHSNNNALVFETFDLAVASHPDAKPIFHSDRGFQYTNKTFKSKLDKAGMTQSMSRVGRCIDNGPMEGFWGILKSEMYYLHKFDDYDSLKKAIEEYIDYYNTRRYQKRLKCMTPIEYRNYLAGMQHKESTNHF
- a CDS encoding helix-turn-helix domain-containing protein: MTKGRNTTLEERIQIVKYCLEHNRNYIETAEKYQVSYQQVRSWVIKYDKSGVDALIDRRGKRKSEDEFTEIHRLKAQNKLLEARNRWLEMENEVLKKLQEIEGGRY
- a CDS encoding C39 family peptidase — encoded protein: MRKISVFILIFSFIFNFSNLSFASDAVDKYYFSVEKEYAELFLSKIGHPSTVSNPIQLKNIDGKLEALCFTIDNGGYLIININDLSIPELSFKNQSPFKNLNGTYIYNGPLAYFEKVGEDLISLKSGQVVKNKFKFKYYKDKIDKIKKLNDLKQEISIQGITIEKYLSIPLHTWYKPGGYCGSIAGAIVMMFYDEAVNDNYVDSNLENENLIDFMIPYIDGSEPGSSTSDLTNGLTAYLRVRNFSNTAISTSSYSFSTIKTKINNNRPIIIDTDNDPTYNEHWIIAHGYYVHGNNIDKYVIVNDGWGNNDVWLEADRSSLDDMVYLQY
- a CDS encoding V-type ATP synthase subunit D; translation: MEIRVNPTRMELTRLKKRLVTAKRGHKLLKDKQDELIKKFMDMVKQNKALREEVERELAGAFKSFTMARSQMPANVVEESLMIPSARVSIDVKKENIMSVNVPRIEISREEGKNLFPYGLASTSAEMDSAIRTLSAMLPKMLKLAEIEKACQLMADEIEKTRRRVNALEYVLIPQLENTIKYITMKLDENERSSRTRLMKIKEMVMQG
- a CDS encoding V-type ATP synthase subunit B, which gives rise to MLREYKTAREIVGPLMLVENVEGVKYNELVEIETGDGEIRRGQVLEVNGDKALVQLFEGSTGLNINDCKVRFVGKSIELGVSTDMLGRVFDGFGRPRDKGPMIIPEKRLDINGSPINPTARDYPSEFIQTGISAIDGLNTLVRGQKLPIFSGSGLPHAQLAAQIARQAKVLGTDSKFAVVFAAMGITFEEADYFISDFRRTGAIDRTVLFINLANDPAIERIATPRMALTCAEFLAFEKDMHVLVILTDMTNYCEALREVSAARKEVPGRRGYPGYLYTDLSTIYERAGRIRGRKGSITQIPILTMPEDDKTHPIPDLTGYITEGQIILSRELHRKGIYPPIDVLPSLSRLKDKGIGRGKTREDHADTMNQLFASYARGKQAKELAVILGEAALSDTDKLYAKFADEFEARYVAQREDEDRSIEETLTIGWELLTILPKAELKRVRDEYIEKYLPEKGEE